The Panicum hallii strain FIL2 chromosome 9, PHallii_v3.1, whole genome shotgun sequence genome has a window encoding:
- the LOC112873728 gene encoding probable histidine kinase 5 isoform X4, which translates to MCDERARMLQDQFNVSMNHVHALAILVSTFHHGKNPSAIDQKTFEDFTARTTFERPLMSGVAYALKVLHSEREQFEQQHGWKIKKMEAGDQSLVHDYNPEKLEPSPVQDEYAPVIFSQETVKHIISVDMMSGKEDHDNILRSRATGKGALTSPFKLLKSNHLGVVLTFTVYKYDLPPNATPEERIRATLGYLGASFDVPSLVDKLLEQLASKQKIVVKLYDTTNHTSPIKMYGSDFSSSGDLQRISNIDFGDPTRKHEMHCRFKHEPPLPWSAITISTAVAIIVLLVGHIIYATLNSLEKAEHDYRVMRELKGRAEAADVAKSQFLATVSHEIRTPMNGVLGMLQMLMDTELDTTQQDFVVIAQESGKALINLINEVLDLAKIESGRIELEAVPFDVRDILDNVVSLFYEKSQAKGIELAVLVSDQVPDVLIGDPWRFRQIITNLVGNSMKFTERGHIFVQVHLVEELKRAGNIFYDVSALNREVLDDHDNMKIWNTLSGLEVADSWKSLEKFRMFKNSSGETDTINLVVRVEDTGIGITKNAQLRIFTPFMQADSSTSRTYGGTGIGLSITKCLVELMGGEIGFTSKSGVGSTFSFTAIFKENRKGPGDIKRYYFEPTPSDFQGMRALIIDGRNARAEITIYHLQRLGIQCNLVATSESAFSMLLEACTSSKSNSNMVLVDTEAWGKGSGFAFYRRLVDLQLKGSHKSSQPMPKIFLLGNSMSSAESDYLRLTGYGDCIRKPLRLSTIAACLRKTLGIGVTRPHSRDQSLVLRSVLTGKQILVVDDNAVNRKVAAGSLKKYGAVVTCVDSGNDAIDMLKPPHTFDACFMDVQMPEMDGFEATRLIRSIEKKINHMIQMGEISADNYGSKAHWHVPILAMTADVIQATFEKCMECGMDGYVSKPFEEQQLYSAVAHFLETDATDPTP; encoded by the exons ATGTGCGACGAGAGAGCAAGGATGCTACAGGATCAGTTTAATGTAAGCATGAACCATGTGCATGCTTTGGCTATATTAGTCTCAACGTTTCACCATGGGAAGAATCCGTCTGCTATCGATCAG AAAACATTTGAGGACTTCACAGCAAGGACAACTTTTGAAAGGCCATTGATGAGTGGTGTCGCCTATGCACTGAAGGTATTACACAGTGAAAGGGAACAGTTTGAGCAACAACATGGATGGAAGATTAAGAAGATGGAAGCTGGTGATCAATCTCTTGTTCATGACTATAATCCTGAAAAGCTTGAACCATCACCAGTTCAAGATGAGTATGCACCCGTTATTTTCTCGCAGGAAACTGTGAAGCATATCATATCTGTAGATATGATGTCTGGGAAG GAAGATCATGATAATATATTACGTTCCCGGGCAACAGGTAAGGGGGCTTTAACGTCCCCTTTTAAGCTTCTGAAGTCTAATCATCTCGGTGTGGTGCTTACGTTCACTGTGTATAAATATGATCTTCCTCCAAATGCGACACCAGAGGAGCGTATTCGTGCTACATTGGG TTATCTTGGTGCCTCATTTGATGTTCCTTCTCTGGTGGATAAACTCCTAGAGCAACTCGCTAGCAAACAAAAGATAGTTGTTAAGTTATATGACACCACAAATCATACATCTCCTATTAAAATGTATGGTTCTGATTTCAGTTCATCTGGTGATCTGCAGCGCATTAGTAACATTGATTTTGGTGACCCAACACGCAAACATGAAATGCATTGCAG ATTCAAGCATGAACCCCCACTGCCATGGTCTGCAATAACAATATCGACAGCTGTAGCTATAATTGTTTTGCTTGTTGGACATATAATTTATGCAACTCTGAACTCCCTTGAAAAGGCTGAACATGATTATAGGGTAATGAGAGAACTAAAAGGACGAGCTGAAGCTGCGGACGTTGCAAAATCTCAG TTTCTAGCAACTGTATCCCATGAGATTCGGACTCCAATGAATGGTGTTCTAG GTATGTTGCAGATGCTAATGGACACTGAACTTGATACAACTCAGCAGGATTTTGTAGTTATTGCTCAAGAAAGTGGAAAGGCATTGATAAACTTGATAAATGAAGTCCTCGATCTGGCTAAGATAGAGTCAGGAAGGATTGAGTTGGAAGCAGTGCCTTTTGATGTCCGTGATATTCTTGATAATGTGGTGTCTCTATTCTATGAAAAATCGCAGGCGAAAGGCATAGAG TTGGCCGTGCTTGTATCCGATCAAGTTCCAGATGTTCTAATTGGGGATCCATGGAGGTTTCGGCAAATCATTACAAATCTTGTGGGGAATTCTATGAAG TTTACTGAACGAGGGCATATCTTCGTTCAAGTGCATTTGGTCGAGGAACTAAAGAGGGCAGGAAACATTTTCTATGACGTTTCTGCTCTGAACAGAGAAGTTTTGGATGATCACGACAACATGAAAATATGGAACACACTAAGTGGGCTTGAAGTAGCAGATAGCTGGAAGTCATTGGAGAAGTTTAGGATGTTCAAAAATTCAAGTGGTGAAACAGATACAATTAACTTAGTTGTCAGAGTTGAGGACACTGGCATAGGAATAACAAAGAATGCTCAACTGCGTATTTTTACACCTTTCATGCAAGCTGACAGTTCCACCTCACGGACATATGGTGGAACTGGGATTGGCTTGAGTATTACAAAATGTTTGGTTGAATTGATGGGTGGAGAAATAGGGTTTACGAGTAAATCAGGAGTTGGCAGTACATTTTCTTTTACTGCCATTTTCAAGGAGAACAGAAAAGGTCCTGGTGATATTAAAAGATATTATTTCGAACCTACTCCATCAGACTTTCAAGGAATGAGGGCTCTTATTATTGATGGAAGGAATGCACGTGCAGAGATTACTATATACCATCTGCAGAGACTTGGAATACAGTGCAATCTTGTTGCCACATCTGAATCTGCATTCTCAATGCTGCTAGAAGCCTGCACCTCAAG caaaagcaATTCGAACATGGTCCTTGTTGATACAGAAGCTTGGGGTAAGGGTTCAGGTTTCGCATTTTATCGTCGTCTTGTAGATCTTCAACTAAAGGGCTCACACAAGTCTTCTCAACCCATGCCAAAGATTTTTCTTTTGGGAAACTCAATGAGTTCTGCCGAGTCTGATTATTTGAGGTTGACAGGATATGGTGATTGCATAAGGAAACCCCTCCGCCTTAGTACTATTGCTGCATGTCTTCGCAAAACCTTAGGGATTGGGGTTACAAGGCCACACAGTAGAGATCAGTCTTTGGTTCTTCGTAGTGTACTAACTGGAAAACAGATTCTGGTTGTGGATGATAATGCAGTCAATCGTAAAGTTGCAGCTGGTTCTTTGAAGAAATATGGAGCTGTAGTTACATGTGTGGACAGTGGAAATGATGCAATTGATATGCTCAAGCCACCTCACACATTTGATGCTTGCTTCATGGATGTTCAGATGCCTGAAATGGACGG GTTTGAGGCTACGAGATTAATCCGATCCATAGAGAAAAAAATCAATCATATGATCCAGATGGGTGAAATATCAGCTGATAATTATGGAAGTAAGGCCCATTGGCATGTACCGATTTTAGCCATGACAGCAGATGTAATCCAAGCGACCTTTGAAAAATGTATGGAATGTGGAATGGATGGATATGTGTCAAAGCCATTTGAAGAACAGCAGCTCTACTCTGCGGTTGCTCATTTCTTAGAGACTGATGCAACAGATCCAACTCCATAG